The following proteins come from a genomic window of Nitrospira sp.:
- a CDS encoding Acyl-phosphate:glycerol-3-phosphate O-acyltransferase PlsY has translation MDQIGLTIGLTIFGYLLGAVPFGVVISKAMELPDPRTVGSKNVGFTNVLRVSGKKAGILTLIGDMGKGWVMGFAATQLLQVEWAILVVALAPFLGHLFSPFLGFKGGKGVATALGSVLGVAPLIGLLLLLAWIGAVALWRYSSGGALIAFGLFPIFTASLRPTTPFALFSVLMTALIVIKHKGNIERLWKGTESKMGQGRPS, from the coding sequence ATGGATCAGATAGGACTGACTATAGGACTCACCATCTTTGGATACCTGTTGGGTGCTGTCCCTTTTGGCGTGGTCATTTCAAAGGCGATGGAACTGCCGGATCCTCGCACGGTCGGCAGCAAGAACGTCGGCTTTACGAATGTCTTGCGCGTGTCGGGCAAGAAGGCCGGCATTCTGACCTTGATCGGCGATATGGGCAAAGGGTGGGTAATGGGCTTCGCGGCGACGCAACTCTTGCAAGTTGAATGGGCCATACTAGTCGTCGCGCTTGCGCCGTTTCTTGGCCATCTATTTTCACCGTTTCTCGGATTCAAGGGCGGCAAAGGGGTCGCAACCGCGCTTGGTTCCGTCCTCGGTGTCGCGCCATTGATCGGCCTATTGCTGCTTCTGGCCTGGATTGGAGCCGTGGCTCTGTGGCGCTACTCTTCCGGTGGCGCGTTGATTGCCTTTGGACTCTTTCCCATCTTTACTGCATCTCTTCGACCTACGACTCCATTTGCTTTGTTCTCCGTGTTGATGACCGCGCTCATTGTAATCAAGCACAAGGGGAACATTGAACGGTTGTGGAAGGGGACGGAGAGTAAAATGGGGCAGGGTCGACCCAGTTGA
- a CDS encoding D-arabinose-5-phosphate isomerase, translated as MTVKPTGRESKAVRMEESLADGRRVLEIEARAVQSLVDRLDAKFTKAVHLLVQCKGKVVVSGMGKSGLIGQKIAATLASTGTSSFFLHPAEGVHGDLGMLARRDALVAISNSGETQELLQLLPYVKRLGIPVIAFTGRMNSTLAKNADVALDVSVQEEACPMGLAPTASTTATLALGDALAVALLQKRDFKEEDFARFHPGGTLGRRLLVKVKDLMHADSEIPMVQATVGGMAAMLEMSAKKLGMTTVVDHEGVLIGVITDGDLRRFIQRGTDLVNTTARELASHNPKTIGPQELAASAVEMMERYAITTLVVTEDGRTIRGVIHLHDLLKNGIV; from the coding sequence ATGACCGTGAAGCCGACTGGTCGAGAGTCCAAGGCCGTAAGAATGGAGGAAAGCCTTGCCGATGGCCGGCGTGTCCTCGAAATCGAAGCTCGAGCCGTTCAATCGCTGGTGGACCGGCTGGATGCCAAGTTTACGAAGGCGGTGCATCTGCTTGTTCAGTGCAAGGGAAAGGTCGTCGTGTCTGGCATGGGCAAATCCGGCCTGATCGGCCAGAAAATCGCCGCGACACTCGCCAGTACCGGTACGTCGTCGTTCTTCCTGCATCCCGCCGAAGGCGTGCACGGAGATTTGGGCATGTTGGCCCGTCGGGATGCGCTGGTCGCGATTTCCAACAGCGGCGAGACGCAGGAGTTGCTTCAATTGCTTCCGTACGTGAAACGTTTAGGCATTCCGGTGATTGCGTTCACGGGACGGATGAATTCAACCCTGGCAAAAAATGCCGATGTCGCGCTCGATGTGTCGGTCCAGGAAGAAGCCTGCCCGATGGGGCTGGCTCCGACCGCCAGCACGACCGCCACGTTGGCATTAGGCGATGCGCTCGCGGTCGCCCTCTTGCAGAAGCGTGACTTCAAGGAAGAGGATTTTGCCCGGTTCCATCCCGGCGGCACCTTGGGACGCCGGTTGCTGGTCAAAGTGAAAGATCTCATGCATGCCGATTCCGAAATCCCCATGGTCCAAGCCACCGTCGGAGGTATGGCGGCCATGCTCGAAATGAGCGCAAAAAAGCTCGGCATGACGACCGTGGTCGATCATGAGGGTGTGTTGATCGGCGTCATCACCGACGGCGACTTGCGACGCTTCATCCAGCGGGGCACGGATCTGGTGAATACGACGGCACGCGAATTGGCCTCCCACAATCCCAAAACGATCGGACCGCAGGAATTGGCGGCATCGGCGGTGGAAATGATGGAGCGATATGCGATCACGACGCTGGTCGTGACGGAAGACGGTCGGACGATTCGTGGCGTGATTCATTTGCATGATTTATTAAAAAACGGGATTGTGTAA
- a CDS encoding Mobile element protein yields MGYQERDPLRRRWFLRLRERFLRRGKQPVYIDECGFAPSTVRRYGYALKGQRVAGLVSGHRRPRTSLIAARMDGRLAEPCLFEGTCDTAVFNAWLKTRLCPRLNAQHLVILDNAAFHTSPETAQLIKATGATLLFLAPYSPDLNPIEQDFATLKKRREYQEQATLDDIVKTYQ; encoded by the coding sequence ATGGGCTATCAAGAACGCGACCCTCTCCGACGACGATGGTTTCTCCGTCTTCGCGAACGGTTCCTGCGACGCGGCAAACAGCCCGTCTACATCGATGAATGCGGGTTTGCGCCTTCAACGGTGCGGCGCTATGGATATGCGCTGAAAGGCCAGCGCGTGGCTGGCCTCGTTTCCGGGCATCGACGGCCACGCACCTCGCTCATTGCCGCTCGCATGGATGGGCGACTTGCCGAGCCCTGTCTGTTCGAAGGAACCTGCGATACGGCAGTCTTCAATGCCTGGCTAAAGACGAGGTTATGCCCTCGTCTGAACGCCCAGCATCTCGTCATCCTGGACAACGCCGCATTTCATACCTCACCTGAAACAGCGCAGCTCATCAAGGCGACGGGCGCCACCCTGCTCTTCCTCGCACCCTATTCTCCCGATCTCAACCCCATCGAGCAGGACTTCGCCACCCTGAAGAAGCGTCGGGAGTATCAGGAGCAAGCCACCCTCGACGACATCGTCAAGACCTATCAATGA
- a CDS encoding CDP-diacylglycerol--glycerol-3-phosphate 3-phosphatidyltransferase — protein sequence MNRVLEVWRDIGEESLNLPNLLTLARILLIPVFIILFVNPTPDQSLAAAVVFTVAAVTDMLDGYIARRTGQVTKLGKLLDPIADKLLVLSALILLMNVDRVSALVALLIIAREVAVTGIRAIAAGEGMIIPAETTGKYKMTLQVVAIILLILEGTGLAELGNMHLAGTVTLYLSLVLGYVSGSQYVWSFWRQVVAKGL from the coding sequence ATGAACCGCGTCTTGGAAGTGTGGCGAGACATTGGGGAGGAGTCGCTCAATCTGCCCAATCTCCTCACCCTCGCCCGCATTCTCTTGATTCCGGTCTTCATCATTCTGTTCGTCAATCCAACGCCCGATCAGTCGCTGGCGGCGGCCGTTGTCTTTACCGTCGCGGCGGTGACGGATATGTTGGACGGCTACATCGCGCGGCGAACCGGCCAGGTGACGAAGCTCGGCAAACTCCTCGATCCGATTGCGGACAAACTTCTGGTCTTGTCGGCCCTGATTCTCCTCATGAACGTGGATCGGGTCAGCGCATTGGTAGCGCTGCTGATCATCGCTCGCGAAGTCGCAGTGACCGGTATCCGCGCCATTGCTGCGGGAGAAGGGATGATCATCCCGGCTGAGACCACCGGCAAATATAAAATGACGCTCCAAGTCGTGGCCATTATTTTGCTGATCCTGGAAGGAACAGGCCTCGCGGAACTCGGCAATATGCACCTGGCCGGCACCGTCACCTTGTATCTGTCGCTGGTGCTTGGCTATGTCTCCGGCAGTCAGTATGTGTGGAGCTTTTGGAGACAGGTTGTCGCGAAGGGTCTCTGA